ACATCCAGTCGATCGTTCCAGGGTACAAACGCAAGGTCTGCAATGGTCATCTTGTCTCCCACGAGCCATTCTCTGTCTGTCAGGCTCTGCTCAAGCACACCGCAGATACGTTTTGCCTCCTCAACGTAGCGATTGATAGCTGACGGAAGCTTCTCGCTGTGAAGCACGTGAAACCTGGATTATCACGGTGTAAGCTGAATGGCCAATGCTCGTACTTTTGTCGGCGTACACCTCGACATGGCCTACCAGCTAGCTTGTCCATAGTACGGTCCCTGACCGCTGACCTGGAACATTAACCACTGTTGGACGTGGCTCTTCTCTTGCACAGTCCCATATGTAAGCTTCTTCCCTACATCATACTGTTCGACGATGTACAAGATTATAGCCCCGGTCTCCCACAGCACTAGGTCGGTGTTGGGGTCTTCGATGGCTTCACAAAGTCAGTCGACGTGGTCGTATGTTGGGCTTTGCCGGACGACCATGGCTCACCAGGAACTCGACCGTTAGGGTTGAGGTCGATGAAAGGCTTGGCTTTGATATCCTGGAATGGGATGGACTTGATCTCGTAGGGAATTTGTAATTCCTCTAGGATAAGAATCACTTTCCAGGGATTAGGCCCCGGTGCTGATGCGATTTCATTAGCTGGACAAAAGCTTGCTGTCATTGTGGACTCACGCGCAAGCCACACACGAATAGGTTTTGTAGACATGGTTAGTGGTGCAGGTTTGAGAGATTCAGTCGAAAATCCGCCGACGGGGTTCCTGAATACATAAGGTGCAAAGCAGACGCAAAAGGAGCGACAGGACGGTCATAGACTGCTTCTGGAGCCGAATGGCAGCGTGTGAGTACTGTACCGTAACTATGGTACTGAATTTCTTTATTTGTATTAGTGCACCAAATTTGGCATTTATCTTGTAGATCGCCGCGTAACGAGATTATTGCCCCTCTGACTTCAGCTACGACAAGGAAGCCCTGGCTCCGATAGAGCGGCACAGCGTCTTGGCATACTGATTGGCAGCAGGCCACTTGTAGCCTAGCTGTAACAACCCGTCTTGCTCCGGAACCGAGAAGCAGTGGGATGCAAGAGACATCCCACGCTAGGCCGCGTACGGGCTAGTTCGCAGGCATGACTACATGCCACATTCTGCTGCCTAAACAGTATTTGTCGACCAACCCAGCTGTGCCGCTATGCGACATTACTGGCGAGACACGAATCTATTTGATTGCTTCCGAAGACTGCAAACACCACACTTTGCACAAATACGCCCATTCTGGTTTCCTCAAAGCTCAACTTTCAAGCCTTGTCGTCCAAGTAACATTGGCTCCAGGTATATTGCAAGTATGACGTCGACCAGCCGCatcgctgctctcgccaaGCAGATTGAGACACAGACAACCAAGCTCGACAAGTTCTTCACAGAGAGCCAGATGCCTCCGCCTTCATTCGACGAAGATGCCCCATTGATGTATCCGTTTCCACCGGACGTTGCAGAAGCTCAAGAGGCCTTGTCAGCAGCCTTGGACGAGCTGTGGTGGCTCAATCAGGGGCCAATTCAAACTATAGTTGCTAAGTCGGTATGCAATGAGCGACCTTGTTGTGGCTAGGCAGTTTGTTGACCTGAACAGTTTGCCACATCTGTCGGCCTGAAGACCATCCTCAAATACAACATCCAAAACCTTGTCCCCCTCGAGATAGGAACCACTTACAAGGAGCTCGCCGAGAAGACTGGTGTCCCAGAGCAGAAGCTTACACGCTTGCTGAAACATGGCATAACAGATCACTTCTTCCGCGAGACGCAGCCGGGTCACATAAAGCATACTGCTGCCACCAAAGCGCTTGCTGTCATGCCCGTTCTCGGAACGTGGGCCTCAATGGGAATTTATGAGGTCGGACCTGCCAAGATGCGTGTAGGTTTGGGCACATATGGCACTAGGATAAATGCTGACTATGGTAGATGGTTGATGCGATTGCTAAATGGCCAGACTCCGAGGAGCCAAATCATTCCGTCAGTAGCGCTCCCAGCTTGCTTGAAGGACTGACTGACGTGTAATGTAACCAAGGTTTCCAACTCGCCAACGACACAGACAAGACTATGTTCGAGTTCTTCGAGGACTACCCTGAGCGCATGAGCCGCTTCAAAGATGCCATGAGCTTCCTTCAAACGTTCCCGGGCCTGGAACCCTCCTACGCCATCAAGGCCTATGACTGGGCCTCTTTGGGCAAAGCCACCGTGGTTGACGTTGGTGGGTCTCACGGCCTTGTGAGCATCGCTCTTGCAAAAGAATTCCCCGACCTACAATTCGTGGTTCAAGACCTTCCCAAAGTTATTGAAGATGCGAAGACTAAATCGCCACCCGAACTGTCACACCGTGTGACGTTCCAGGCCCACGACTTCTTCGAAGAGCAGCCTGTCAAGAATGCTGACATCTACTACTTCCGCTGGATCCTCCACGACTGGTCCAACAAATACTGTGTCAAGATCCTTCAGGCGCTGATTCCCGCCCTGAAGCCAGGTGCCCGCCTTTTGTTCAGCGAGAGATGCCTCGAGGCACCTTGTACACTGCCCCTCCGTGCGGAGAAGTGGAACAGGTAGGTGCCATATAAAACTGTCATCGTGACTAGTCATTGCTTGTGCGAGTGCCACTGACACGAACAGGGACTCGGACATTACTATGCTGGCCACGTCCAACTCCCAGGAGCGCGACGAGGATGACTGGAAGGCCTTGTTGAAGGCTGCAGACTCGGACTTCACCCTTGAGGAAGTAAAGAGGACTCCGGGCGCGAAGCTGGATATGATTGTCGCAAGGTGGAAGTAATCTATTCCTAAGCATTGCTGTGATGATCAAGCAGCGGAAATCCCATGGATGTGTTGGAAGTGTGATAGGATTAGGAGGCGTCGATCATCCCATACTAGCCGCTTTGCTGCTTCTTCAACAGGCACTCGGTTATTGTAATAGTGTAGCAGCTGCATGCAATGTCATCAGGGTAATGTCATATCCAACTGCCCGCTGCCCGTGTTAAGTGTGTATCTAGTGTGTACCTTGCCACGCGAATCGCTCGTGCCAGGATGGTCAAGTTACAATGTTGTGTAGAGATTACTTCATGGGGATCATCAGACCAGTTACGCTGGTCCTGTCCAGACGCCTGCTTGTACAACGTGACATGGTTTCCAACAAGCTTTCCAACGGTAGAAATGAGAGGGACATTCACCCTGCCTTGCCCCGCGGCACAATCCTGAACGGCACATGCACCTTTGGATAAATCCCATGCCCAAACCCCATGCCCTCATAAAGTGCCCTCATCGCCCGCTCCCTCGATAGCTCCTCCAACTGTGGCGTCCCATGCCCCGTCGGTCCCTCCGCTTTCAGCACATCCGCCGGGTCCGCCTCAAGCCGCAGCGAAAACTGGCTGAAGACCCGCGCCAAGATGGCGCACATCTCGACCTCGGCAAAGCGCTTGCCAGGGCACATGCGGTGGCCGGCGGAAAAGGGGAAGGCGGCCGCATTATCGGTG
The sequence above is a segment of the Pyrenophora tritici-repentis strain M4 chromosome 3, whole genome shotgun sequence genome. Coding sequences within it:
- a CDS encoding Gst, Glutathione S-transferase — translated: MSTKPIRVWLAPPGPNPWKVILILEELQIPYEIKSIPFQDIKAKPFIDLNPNGRVPAIEDPNTDLVLWETGAIILYIVEQYDVGKKLTYGTVQEKSHVQQWLMFQVSGQGPYYGQASWFHVLHSEKLPSAINRYVEEAKRICGVLEQSLTDREWLVGDKMTIADLAFVPWNDRLDVVLMCPIESKFDSFPRVKDWHERMIARPSWKKAMDIRTKLMDEQGLMWNGMPEDIANMEEYQAKIKGEKDAKAEAKAST
- a CDS encoding sterigmatocystin 8-O-methyltransferase precursor, whose protein sequence is MFEFFEDYPERMSRFKDAMSFLQTFPGLEPSYAIKAYDWASLGKATVVDVGGSHGLVSIALAKEFPDLQFVVQDLPKVIEDAKTKSPPELSHRVTFQAHDFFEEQPVKNADIYYFRWILHDWSNKYCVKILQALIPALKPGARLLFSERCLEAPCTLPLRAEKWNRDSDITMLATSNSQERDEDDWKALLKAADSDFTLEEVKRTPGAKLDMIVARWK